In Reichenbachiella agarivorans, one genomic interval encodes:
- the mgtE gene encoding magnesium transporter, whose translation MSEIMDFALSKEFLDRFTLAVEGQEADFIQSSLEGVKPVDITELLEEFDAEESKYVLDLLAPQVGAEVVIELEEDLQGRFLTIFSSEEIARYIDCLDSDDGVHLLNLLSISRREEVISLLENEEKAGHLLDLLRYDDDVAGGLMAKELIKANHNWTIKRCIEEIRKQAENVQKIYSVYVVDDHDKLLGKVSLKRIILADDNTKIADIYDSDIAMVETFVEEEEVVQIMQKYDLDALPVVNVRGKLMGRITIDDVLDVITEQAEEDIQMMSGISADVEEDDTVWIISKARLPWLVIGLVGGLLGAKFISLFEADIALVPVMAFFIPLITATGGNVGIQSSTIVVQGLANSSVFRDSIFKKLIKTFLVAVVNGIILAIIVFGIVIFSTSDQTIATTVSTALFSVVLLASFMGTITPLILDKLGVNPAIASGPFITTANDLLGLAVYFFVAHQLYGL comes from the coding sequence ATGTCTGAAATCATGGATTTCGCGCTTTCCAAAGAATTTCTAGATCGTTTCACCCTAGCGGTAGAGGGGCAAGAGGCAGATTTTATCCAATCTTCATTGGAGGGTGTCAAACCTGTGGACATTACCGAACTGCTCGAAGAGTTTGATGCCGAGGAGTCCAAGTATGTATTGGATCTGTTGGCTCCACAGGTAGGAGCAGAGGTAGTGATCGAACTCGAAGAGGACCTACAGGGCAGATTCTTGACGATATTTAGCTCTGAAGAAATCGCTCGCTACATTGATTGTTTGGATTCAGATGATGGGGTTCATCTGCTCAATCTCCTTTCTATATCCAGACGAGAGGAAGTTATTTCTTTGCTTGAAAATGAAGAGAAGGCAGGTCACCTTTTGGATCTACTCCGCTACGATGATGATGTAGCAGGAGGGTTGATGGCCAAGGAATTGATCAAAGCTAATCACAATTGGACAATCAAGCGCTGCATCGAGGAAATCAGGAAACAAGCCGAAAACGTACAGAAAATCTACTCCGTCTATGTCGTAGACGACCATGACAAATTGTTGGGTAAGGTTTCGCTCAAAAGAATTATTCTGGCGGACGACAATACCAAAATAGCCGATATATACGATTCGGATATAGCGATGGTAGAGACTTTTGTCGAGGAGGAGGAAGTCGTGCAGATCATGCAAAAATACGATTTGGATGCCCTGCCAGTCGTGAATGTACGTGGCAAGTTGATGGGAAGAATTACCATCGATGACGTCCTAGATGTCATCACGGAGCAGGCGGAAGAGGATATACAAATGATGTCTGGTATCTCCGCCGATGTGGAAGAAGACGATACGGTGTGGATCATATCCAAAGCACGATTGCCGTGGTTGGTGATTGGTTTGGTAGGGGGACTGTTGGGGGCCAAATTTATCAGTTTGTTTGAGGCTGATATTGCCTTGGTGCCAGTCATGGCATTTTTCATCCCGCTGATTACTGCCACAGGAGGCAATGTAGGGATTCAATCCTCGACCATCGTGGTGCAGGGGCTGGCCAACTCCAGTGTGTTCAGAGATTCGATCTTCAAGAAACTCATCAAGACATTTCTGGTAGCGGTAGTCAATGGAATTATCCTTGCGATCATTGTGTTTGGAATCGTGATCTTTTCGACTTCAGATCAAACCATCGCGACTACAGTAAGTACGGCCTTGTTTAGTGTGGTGCTGTTGGCGTCCTTTATGGGAACGATTACGCCGTTGATTTTGGATAAGCTCGGCGTGAATCCTGCGATTGCTTCTGGGCCGTTTATCACCACTGCCAATGATTTGTTGGGATTAGCTGTGTATTTCTTCGTAGCACATCAGCTGTATGGACTTTAA
- the rsmA gene encoding 16S rRNA (adenine(1518)-N(6)/adenine(1519)-N(6))-dimethyltransferase RsmA, with protein sequence MAYVRPKKRLGQHFLKDLRIAENIVLALLDAPHNHNVLEIGPGTGVLSEFMVDNDRIDRLVMVDLDKESIDFLEKKYKDKEVEILFADFLKQDLETLFAGQNFSIIGNFPYNISSQIFFKVLDNRDKVDEVVCMLQKEVAERIASQEGNKDYGILSVLLQAYYDIEYLFTVPPEVFLPPPKVHSGVIKLTRNGVTDLGCDEKLFKRVVKAGFQMRRKTLRNALKTLNLPESVTEQEVFNKRAEQLSVDAFIQLTNMIHSHV encoded by the coding sequence ATGGCGTACGTAAGGCCGAAAAAAAGATTGGGTCAGCACTTTCTCAAAGATCTGAGAATAGCAGAAAATATTGTCTTGGCTTTGCTAGATGCCCCGCACAATCACAATGTCCTGGAAATAGGTCCAGGTACGGGTGTCTTGTCGGAGTTTATGGTGGACAATGATCGCATTGATCGTTTGGTCATGGTCGATCTCGACAAGGAGTCCATAGATTTTTTGGAAAAGAAATACAAAGACAAGGAAGTAGAAATTTTATTTGCGGATTTCCTCAAACAAGATCTCGAGACATTGTTTGCGGGTCAAAATTTTAGCATCATTGGCAACTTCCCTTACAATATTTCTTCTCAGATATTTTTCAAGGTTCTGGACAACAGAGACAAAGTGGATGAGGTAGTCTGCATGTTGCAAAAGGAAGTCGCTGAGCGCATCGCATCGCAAGAGGGTAACAAAGATTATGGCATCCTCAGTGTACTGTTGCAGGCTTACTATGACATAGAGTATTTGTTTACCGTGCCACCAGAGGTTTTCTTGCCACCGCCTAAAGTACACTCAGGAGTGATTAAGCTCACGAGAAACGGAGTGACGGATTTGGGTTGTGATGAAAAATTATTCAAAAGAGTCGTGAAAGCAGGCTTCCAAATGCGTCGAAAAACCTTGCGCAACGCCCTAAAAACTCTAAATTTGCCTGAGTCAGTTACGGAGCAGGAGGTCTTCAACAAGAGAGCCGAGCAGCTCTCCGTTGACGCATTTATTCAACTAACCAATATGATCCATAGTCATGTCTGA